The following DNA comes from Acipenser ruthenus chromosome 47, fAciRut3.2 maternal haplotype, whole genome shotgun sequence.
ACAGTCTTTCTGACAACCTTTAATCCTCTTAGTCCCTCTGACTAATGCATGGTGCAATAATGACTGAACGTCTTACACAGGTCTGGATCACATGTCTCTTGCAATCTGTTTAAAAATGCTATCAAAACCTGAacgcttaaaaacaaaaaaaatcgtaCACAGCACAagttacacaacacacacagcagtCTCTTTAGATAACTGCAATCTGCCTTGATCACTAACCACACACAAGTTATCAAACCGTGCATGCCTGGACATTCCTTCCAGCATCAATGCCCGCATCTGTGATTGCGCTTGATCACATAAAATGCGACACAGTGGAGGAAGGACAACGAAACCCTGTTTCAATGCATTCCCGAGAAATAAGGAGCATCAGGAGCATGGAAAAGGACATATCTGTTTACAAATAGCAATGACCCATTATACATATCTAAACATTTAGATTAGATTGTTTACCTTAAGCACAGAATGACATTTGGAAAGTTCAGACCATGACCACAGTTCAGCTTTTCATTTTCTGATATTTTTTTGGAAATGGagacttttttggggggggggggggggggggggcgatcaTTGCACTGGAGATGGGGAGATGGACTCGACAGCTTTCGAATTGAAATTCTCAAACTATACACAATAGCAATAAAAACACGCACACAAGGGCTGTTATGTTCATCCTATCACTGGTGTAATTGTACTTCGTTGTTTGCATGCCACTTGTGCCAGCGTGTAAGCAATGGCACTGAAGTGTTCGGACTTACATCACGGCCAAGCAGCAGCTGCCCTGTCAAATACGATTACGCGTGTTTAACAAAGACTGCACTGTGTACTGTAGGGCAAATTCACCACAAGCATGAGCGGCGTCAAGTGGTTTtattcaaaacaaacattaaaggcAACTTCGTTTGCCTGCAGTAGTTTAGGCTTTTTGTCTGTATACAGACAGCATCCCGCCAGCCTACCACAATGCGAGTAAACACTGTAATGGGTGCACATCCTAATTACTCGACTagttgtataatttgttttatccTACCTTAACTGCATCGTTTCAGTTTTTTGGCAAGGCATATATTTAtgattacttgtttatttatttcatttttacaaatCCAATACAATTGGACAATGACATctttaagataaataaataagcgtattattattattattattattattattattattaatacaaatgcACTAGACTGGGTTTCATTTAATCTCCCGTTCGACGGCCTGTTTTTGTGCAAGTCACAGAAATACGAAAAGCTACACAGGCAGTATAGCTAGCTAGCTAAAACTAACCTTTCACCGTCTTGCGAGTCTCTCTGCACGTTACgcgtctattaaaaaaaaaaaaaaaaagactgacctctattataaaactttatttttaacgTACACTCACGTCAAACAACACATATAAATTATAAACCAGGTATATTTTTCTTACCATGGTTCGAGTAGGTATCCTTGCAGCCACTAACGCACAGAGCAGCGCTCGCTGGACTGCCCGCATTACCTCGAGCGGCGGCATCACAAGCTCTCAGCAGCGCGCAGCCCCGCCCCGCGTCTCATGACGAAACCGCATTCCACGCGTCAGCCATACTGGCTCAAAGTTCCATAGATCTCCGAGCACGTCACCGCCCGTCCGAGAGTCAGAATGACGTCAGTTACACAGAGCCCCGCCCACCTGCCTACCCACCAGCAACAACAAGCTGTCAGTCAAAAACGTTATCTGCCATTCAGGActctacatacatatatatatatatatatatatatatatatatatatatatatatatatatatatatatatatatatatatatatatatatatctatatatatatatatatagaggctcccttgagaaagatatgtacaacatatcgaaacgttgggcagctggctctttgtcTATGTAACTTGTTTATCATTGTATCGTTTATttctaaaaacactttttaaaaatatgtgatTCATATATAGTAAACGTCTGATTTTTAAAGGAAAacgaagatttaaaaaaaaaataactataaattATTGAAACTAAAAACAGGCATCCTTGATGGTCACCCGGAGGTCCTGCTCCCGCAGCGAGTTAACACGTGATTTCCATGCAGCGGAAGTGAGCGGCGGCGTGTTAGAGTTCAATCGagaggtttctttttatttattagagATTACTACTATCAAATTATCGAAGCATGGATGACGAAGAGGAGACCTACAGGCTGTGGAAAATCAGGAAAACCATCATGCAGGTTAGAATCGTGCAGAATTCAGCTGTAATCAAAGCGTATTGGTgtggtcacaaaaaaaaaaaaaaaacattaaacggTGTATACACTTAACCGAatcaggagagggagagagggagagagggagagagagagagagagagagagagagagagagagagagagagattcatttACATACTATATATGCTTTTGGTGCCATGGTAACGACACTCgcttatttctgtttaaatctattaGTGTAATTTACTGTAGTTAATGATATAAGGATCTGTTATTCCTTCCTATACCTTCAGACATCCTGGTATTGAGTCTGTTTATCCATGTGTTTAACTTTATTCTTGTgtattatctaattgtatttcttctaaaactataaagtgtatatattataatatattataatataatataatatatatactgcAACTgtgcttttttaccttttttttatatagatagatatgtctatctatatatagagGTAGGTAGAATGATATAGATTGATGGATATATACAGATAAACGCTAAATTAAAAGGTTAAGcttttatttaagttattatttaattgtttttgtaaggTGACATCTCATAACACGTGTGTAAGCCCTGTGGTGTTTTCTGTCTGATCGGCTTCTCTGTTGTTGAACCCGACAGCTATGTCACGACCGGGGCTACCTGGTGACGCAGGACGAGTTGGACCAGACTCTGGAGGAGTTTAAGAACCAGTTCGGGGATAAACCCAGCGAGGGGCGGCCCCGGAGAACCGACCTCACCGTGCTGGTGGCTCACAACGACGACCCCACAGACCAGATGTTTGTCTTCTTTCCAGGTGGGTGCATCGTGTAACACAGGGGTAACTGATCGCAATCCTGCAGGGCTAGTCCACTCCTGGTGTTTGTGCCAacactgttctaaattgtttaattgaatcaatgAAACCTCCTTCAAGACACTGAAGTAGTGAATTATAGTGGATCTGTTAATGCTGGAGTGGAATGAATCTCCAGGACTGGCCTTTGCAGGTGTAAGGGAAGTAAGGAAACTGTGTGTCATGTGGCTTGAGGCAGACATTTAGtgctgttgtgtttattttcttttttatgtaaagcaccTTGGCAAATAGCATACAGTTAAATCACAAGCTATTTAACAAACTGCCTTAATACAAGAATGGCTTGAGGTTCACAGCCACTATGATCTGCCACTATCGACCCACAAAATTCACAATAATGCGAAAGAACAGGAGTCAAACTTCTGAAAAGATATTAGTGGAATTCCCAAATGAAAGGATTAagcagtaataatattaataataataatgcaaattttTAAAAAACTTGCTGTATAGAACGTGGTTTGATATtagcctgtgtgtttgtctgcagAGGAGCCCAAGGTTGGGATCAAGACCATCAAGATGTACTGTCAGAGGATGCAGGAGGAGAACATCACCCGAGCCTGCATCGTGGTGCAGATGGGAATGACTCCATCCGCCAAACAggtgcctgtctgcctgctttcCCTCCAGCTCATCACACAGGCTTAAATTAAAAACTGCTGCAACATGCCTCACTGACTCATTAAAGCTATTCTAGCAGTGTCAGTCCCTGATGACtttgtacagcagtgtgtgtgtcgcaCCACTCTAAATAAAACCGAAAACATCTGCTTAAAACCGCAGCCTTGTTTGGGGGCAACTGCTGTATAGCTGGAAGCTAGTTTAgcatattctgtttttatttacagcaaaAAATCCTAGCAAGTGTGTGTGGGattctgtatatataatatatattttaaattttcaTCAGTTTTGAAGTGTGTTGCCCTGTTTTATTGGCGTTCCTGCTCTGTTCTCTCCCCTAGTCGCTGGTTGACATGGCACCCAAATACATCCTGGAGCAGTTTCTACAGCAGGAGCTGCTTATTAACATCACAGAACACGAGGTGAGAGTCCGACATGCGATCACAAGTGCGCACGGGGTTAGAAACATCCACTAGTCCTGCACCCAGCctcagaactccccttgtttagGTACATTATTGAAATCaacaggagccaggagtttgaacagtcaGGCCCCTGTTAAATCTGCTCTCAGCTGATGGCCCTTGAATCCCTGTGTCTGCAGGTTGACTTTTAGGAttttgttcatgcagctataagggaagGAGCAATCGGTTCCACAGGGGCTACTCAAACTCCTGGATACtgaatcatttaaataatatacttcatTGATGGCAGTTTGgaaaccccaggactgggtgcagggctcgcTGAGTTTCTAACCTTGAGTATGCATagataaatacatgcatttagtTACTCAGATTTTTATGAAGTCCTTGGACCACATAACAGTAACTGAATTTGTTtggcattcatttatttatttatgaaaggtATTGAGAGTTACACTGAATTTCTAAGAATTGTTAATCTGTACACTTTAAATCAGATCACGTATCCCTACAGGTAGAAGTATATATTGCCTGTAGAACAACATGGGCTTAACTGTTGAGTGAAACAGTATTGTAATCCCACTGCAGGGATCCCCTACGCGTTTATGGTTGTGAACCGTGCTTAACATGCCTGCTTGTGTGTTTGCAGCTGGTTCCAGAGCACATAGTGATGACAAAGGAAGAGGTGACAGAGTTGCTTGGCCGATAGTATCCTTTTAAACTTTCAGAGGGGCTGTTCCATCAGCTTTACAGATGCACGTCCCGTTTCATTTACATACTACAAGCTCTTCATTTATAACAAATTATATTTATACGGTGCCTGTGGAGAGTGTGTGAGCTACGGTTTCATGACTATTTGCATACTGTACTTGGTGTTTGTTCAGTAGCTGTTTCCAGGTACAGCATTTTGATAAGGCTGTTATTACAGTAAAGCAATCCAGAACAGTTCCTCTTGTCCCCTTGTTTTCCCTAACCCTGCACCCAGTAAACTGAAGGAGAGCCAGCTCCCTCGCATCCAGGCCGGGGATCCAGTGGCGCGGTACTTTGGGCTAAAGCGAGGACAGGTGAGACTGCTTTGTCGCGTGAAATCGCACGGCTTGAAACTCAAACTAGCCTCGCACCCGGTCCTGGCTTTCACAACTATATTTTCagtttattattgaaatgaccgggtgccaggagtttgaataATCTGGTCCCTGGTAAATGTGCTCTGAAGTGACTGCACCGATTCACAGCATGAATTAAATCACATCTGAGCCATGCTGCTCGAAGGGTGGAACCGTTTATTAAACACCAAACTCCTGCCCTCCTGATCTTTtcaatagtacagtatttttaattgaaggtagttctgaaaaccaggactgggtgcaagGGCTAGTTTCCATAGAGGACAAAAACAATGTTGATGATTTAAAACTAAGATTTATTAGATTGATTTATTAAGACGTATCAGTTATCATGCAGCCTTTGTACTCTAAACCTGCCCTCTCAAATCAGCCATGCGTcatgcttgttttttgtttgcaggTGGTGAAGATCATTCGACCCAGTGAGACAGCTGGGAGGTACATTACCTACAGACTAGTGCAGTAGGGAACAGCACGGCAAACACCACACCCGGTGTACTAGAAGCATCTATTACCTGTATGAATATACTGCGATGTCCCCAGAGTGGAACAGTGATACTGTTGTTTTGCTGTTTGGGTACTACAGCTGCCTTTGCAGAGGAGCTTACATCATCCCTTAGCTTTTGAAGACAGCACCAGATTGATCACTATAATGGCTCCTCAGTTAGTTCTATAACTGACGTGTAGCATTGTATTCACTCCtttgtgtattcatt
Coding sequences within:
- the LOC131721020 gene encoding DNA-directed RNA polymerases I, II, and III subunit RPABC1, encoding MDDEEETYRLWKIRKTIMQLCHDRGYLVTQDELDQTLEEFKNQFGDKPSEGRPRRTDLTVLVAHNDDPTDQMFVFFPEEPKVGIKTIKMYCQRMQEENITRACIVVQMGMTPSAKQSLVDMAPKYILEQFLQQELLINITEHELVPEHIVMTKEEVTELLGRYKLKESQLPRIQAGDPVARYFGLKRGQVVKIIRPSETAGRYITYRLVQ